Proteins encoded within one genomic window of Camelina sativa cultivar DH55 chromosome 19, Cs, whole genome shotgun sequence:
- the LOC104767690 gene encoding plant UBX domain-containing protein 6-like: MSEQTVSAELQEKQKRQDEPYEVFMYIVTIWKNGFTVDDSPLKSLDDPENAAFLERITRLESPRLLDPVRVQVELIRQAEEEEFNEQDTALAGSQALAGSLSPSEASGSPPTPLPDFDQTIEKARIANSILIQNLLLFFPK, from the exons ATGTCTGAACAAACAGTTTCAGCTGAgcttcaagaaaaacaaaagcgaCAAGACGAGCCATATGAAGTGTTCATGTACATTGTAACTATCTGGAAGAACGGTTTCACTGTGGATGATAGTCCGTTAAAGAGTTTGGATGACCCTGAAAATGCAGCCTTTCTTGAG AGGATAACAAGGTTGGAGTCCCCACGTCTACTCGATCCAGTTCGTGTTCAAGTCGAACTCATCAGgcaagcagaagaagaagaattcaat GAACAAGATACAGCTCTTGCAGGATCACAAGCTTTAGCCGGCTCATTATCACCATCCGAGGCGTCTGGGTCTCCTCCTACACCACTACCTGACTTTGACCAAACCATTGAGAAAGCTCGCATCGCCAACTCTATCCTCATCCAAaatctcttacttttttttccaaagtaa